The window CCCCCTGAAGACTGCGCAGACGCCCGTGGCACGCGCCAGCTCAAGACAGAGCCCGAAAACACAAGTGCCGTCACAAGGACTGTTGCAATGACTCTCTTCATCCGATCACCCCTAGAAGTGTGAACGCACGCACGAGCAGGAACCCCGCTATCAGCAAGAACAGCACAGCCGTGGCGATCTTGACGACGACAGTGTTCTTCGTCAGCCAGCCCGTCATCTTCTCGCTCGTCGTGCCGAGCCACGCCACAAACGTGATGATGAGCAGTGGAAGGATGAACAGCAGATTGTAGATGACGAGGAGGAGCGTCGCCCTTGCCCGCAGAGCGCTCTGGCTGTAGATGAGCACGATGGTCGGCAGGTAGGTCTGTCCCGTGCACAGGAACTCGAACAGCGACACGGGGAATGCGATGAGAAATGCGCTCGTCGCAAGGAACCCGGTGTTGGCGGTCTTGCGTATGAGCCCGTGGATGGCCTGTTTCTGCCGTGCAGGAAGCTGGAGGCTCATGTCTTCGAGCCTGCCATGCCGCACGCGATATGCGTCACGGAACGAGAGCGCGGCGATGACCAGGGCGAATATGCCGATGACCAGGTAGAACCACCGGGCGATTGCGAAGAACCACGTCGCCTGGGCAACATACTTGTACAGACCCAGCCCCGCCAGGAAGTAGGCGAGGAAGACGCCAGCTCCGAATGCCGCGCCGACCAGCAGGATGTCCCGCTTCTTCTTACTGCGCATAATGAGGTACGAGATAAAGAAGATGAGCGTCGCGAACGCACATGGGTTCACGCCGTCCAGCAGTCCCGCCCCGATGACAGTCAGCACGCTGAACGTCCGGAACGCGTCCTCTGCCGACGATCCGCCCTTGTCTGCGGTCGCCAGGGCCGCGGAAAGCCACACGTTCCCCTCGGCATCCGTCGTGGCAAAGGCATTCTCGAGTCCTGCACGGATAGCCTTTTCGCGCACCAGCGCGGTCTTGCCTACAAAGACGGTCGGGGCCGTACCACGCTGTTCCTCGGGAACGCCGTACTGGTCATCCAGTGACGCACGGACCTTCGAGCCTTGAACGTCCAGCGCGTCGTACTTGCGGACGACGGTGAACGAGTACTTCCCTTTCAGCGACTCGAGCAGCTGCTCGACAGCCTGGCACTCACTGCACCCTTCCGTATAGTAGTACACGATGGATACATCGGTCGCTGTGCCGCCCGCAGTGGTTGCTTGAGTTGTAGAGAGGCCCACAATGGACCCCGGCAGTACCGCCATCAGTAGAAGGGCAGCGATGCAGACAACCCTTCTGCGGTTCATCACTGTGAGCCCTTCAGGATGTCTTCGAGCACCGTATAGACACCATTCTGAGCCAGAGCGCCGCCGCTGAAGACCACGTTCGTCTCCTTGTCCAGGAGGACTGCATAAGGAGCTTCGACCTGTCGCATCTGTTTCCCGATGGCGCGCTCCGGGTCGATAATGACTTGGGCTCCCTGCTCAGCGGCTTCCTTGACAAACCGCTTCACCGGGTCGATCTCGGCTTCTCCAAACGCGACGGCAATCACGTTCCATCCGGAAGTCCTTGTCTTGAGCGTTGTGAGGAGCTTCATGGCTGCCTGGTAGCACGATCCGCACGTCGGCTGGCTGAAGACGATGGCCGTGTACTTGCCCTTGAGGCCGGCCGTTTCCAGCGCCTGTCCACTTGTGCTGGTCGCTCTGAACGTGGGGAAAGGCTTCTCGAGCCGTAGACCGGGCGTGCCCCGTTCAGCCACCAGCCTGTTGAACGCATCCTCGCCCACATCGGCCACGTAGATGGAACCGGCGAGCATGCGCATGAGCTGTCGCCCAGGACCTGCGAGTTCTCCGCCAGCACCAAAAGTCTCGTCGTCGTCGGTGCCAATCAGCTGATACAGGTTAGTTCCCACGTACTGCTCGGTAAAAGAGGTTGCTGACTGGGGCCAGCGCGGAGTCAGCTGGCGCATCGCCTGGACTGCATACAGGTTGTCCACGTAGACAGCGAATTCCACATCACGCGGGGCAAGCAGGAGACGGTCCAGCACCGACGGAGTCGAGTTGCCAAGCGGGAACGTGTAGACGTAGCCTGCAAAACCACCGTCCCGCGTAACCTTCCACCGCGGGAACGACCCAAGCTGGCCGAGGCGGTCCGGAAGATCTTCCACCTTCTCGACGGCAACGCTGGTTCCTTCCGACGAAACGAGGCCAGCTGGATCTCCGTGCCCGCGTACGACCACGACACCGGTAATCCACAGGGCTATGATGACCGCCAGCGCGACGGCGCCCCACACGAGGGGCGAGCGACGCCTGGGCGCTACGTACTTGCCATTTTTCTTCTGCGACATTTTTCGACTCCTTTGCAGGATGGCTTGGATGACAAGGACGCCGGGCGACTTCAGAGTCTCCCAGACATCATCCCTGCAATTATACGGGTGGCGCCTGCAGTATCAACAGCCGCATATTCACATGGACCCAGAGTCCGCGTCCATCACGTGCCGCCCCCGGCATAAGCGAAGAGCCCCGGCGCATGGCTCGGGCTCCAGGTAATCAGGGAGTCATAGGCGGCACTACTTCTTCTGCCTCAACGCTCTGCGCACTGCTGCCTCGATGTCGGTGTGGCGGCAGCCAAACGCGGTGAGCAGTTCGTCAGGGGTGCCGGATTCGCCGAAGCGGTCCTTGATGCCGACGAATTCCATGGGCACCGGGCATTCCTGCGCCAGCACTTCCGCAACTGCGGAGCCGAATCCTCCCATGACCTGGTGCTCCTCTGCGGTGACCACGGCGCCCGTCTCACGGGCAGCCTTCAGCAGGAGCTCGCGGTCGATGGGCTTGATGGTGTGGATGTTCAGGACGCGGGCATGGATGCCCTGCTTCTTCAGTTCCTCGTGCGCGAGCAGAGCCTCGTACACCATGTACCCGGTCGCAGCGATGGTGACGTCGTCGCCGTCTTCGAAGGTGATGCCCTTGCCGATGTCGAATGGCGTCGCATCGTCCGTGAGAATCGGCACGGACTCGCGGCCAAGCCGGATGAACACCGGGCCCTGCATGGCGGCGACCGCCAGCGTGGCCTTGCGGGCTTCGTTCACATCGCAGGGGTTGATGACGGTCATGTGTGGCAGCATCCTCATGATACCCAAGTCTTCAAGCGCCTGATGGGTCGCCCCGTCGGGGCCGACGCTGATGCCGCCGTGTGCGCCGACGATCTTGACGTTCAGCTCAGCATAGGCGACGGTGACCCGGATCTGGTCAAGCGCCCGGTCGACCATGAACGTGCCATAGGTCGACGTGAACGGCACCTTGCCCATCAGCGACAGCCCCGCGGCGATGCCCACCATGTCCGCCTCGGCGATGCCGCAGTCGATGAACCGTTCGGGGAACTCCTTCTTGAAGCGGTCCGTCGTAGTCGACTTAGCGAGGTCCGCGTCGAGAACGAATACGCGCGGGTCTTCCTTGCCCAGCATGAGCAGGGCATCCGAGTAGCCGAAGCGCGTCGCCTTGCCTTCGAGGGTGCCGCAAACGTCGTTGTGTGCAGTCGCCATGTCACTCACCCCCCTGTGCGTCCAGCTCGCGGATGGCCTGGGCCAGCTCGTCCTGGGACGGCGCCTTGCCATGCCAGCCGGCAACGTTCTCCATGAACGAAACGCCCTTGCCCTTGATGGTATGAGCGACGATTGCAGTGGGCTGTCCCTTGACCGTTTTCGCCTCTTCAAGCGCCTTCACACACTGCTCCATGTCGTGGCCGTCAATGCTGATGACATGCCAGTTGAACGCGCGAAGTTTGGCCGCAACGTCATCGATGCACATGACCTCGGAACATTTGCCGTCGATCTGCAGTCCGTTGTTGTCGACGATGACGCACAGGTTGTCCAGCTTGAAGTGCGCACCTGCCATCAGGGCCTCCCAGATCTGGCCCTCCTGCAGCTCGCCATCGCCGGTGAGGCAGTAGGCACGAACCGGCAGCTTGTCGTACCGGGCGGCATAGGCACAGCCAACGGCGACGGAGAGTCCCTGGCCAAGAGAACCCGTCGACGTCTCGACGCCGGGCGGGCTCCCCTTCTTGGGGTGTCCCTGCAGGCGTGAGCCGAACTTGCGCAGCGTCAGGAGCTCGTCCTTCGGGAAGAAGCCCTTGTAGGCGAGCAGGGTGTACAGCAGTG is drawn from Coprothermobacter sp. and contains these coding sequences:
- a CDS encoding transketolase encodes the protein METLLTIQELKHLATEIRKDTLRSITAAGSGHPGGSLSAADIMTALYFRAANLTMPTDPDRDRIFWSKGHIAPLLYTLLAYKGFFPKDELLTLRKFGSRLQGHPKKGSPPGVETSTGSLGQGLSVAVGCAYAARYDKLPVRAYCLTGDGELQEGQIWEALMAGAHFKLDNLCVIVDNNGLQIDGKCSEVMCIDDVAAKLRAFNWHVISIDGHDMEQCVKALEEAKTVKGQPTAIVAHTIKGKGVSFMENVAGWHGKAPSQDELAQAIRELDAQGGE
- a CDS encoding transketolase, translating into MATAHNDVCGTLEGKATRFGYSDALLMLGKEDPRVFVLDADLAKSTTTDRFKKEFPERFIDCGIAEADMVGIAAGLSLMGKVPFTSTYGTFMVDRALDQIRVTVAYAELNVKIVGAHGGISVGPDGATHQALEDLGIMRMLPHMTVINPCDVNEARKATLAVAAMQGPVFIRLGRESVPILTDDATPFDIGKGITFEDGDDVTIAATGYMVYEALLAHEELKKQGIHARVLNIHTIKPIDRELLLKAARETGAVVTAEEHQVMGGFGSAVAEVLAQECPVPMEFVGIKDRFGESGTPDELLTAFGCRHTDIEAAVRRALRQKK